In Chloracidobacterium sp., one genomic interval encodes:
- the aroF gene encoding 3-deoxy-7-phosphoheptulonate synthase, with protein sequence MHDIGIIDVIGQPRIKGLPKATARRRATTVVMVGDVPIGGSEAVVIAGPCSVEDSRQITETALSVKRHGASILRGGAYKPRTSPYDFQGLGVEGLKLLRRAADAARMPVVTEVMSEADVDVICDHAEMLQVGARNMQNFALLKRLADTGKPILLKRGPSATIKEWLSAAEYLLHGGNENVVLCERGIKSFDNSLRNTLDLAGAAYAKELTHLPVIVDPSHATGRRSLIPQCARAALAIGADGVVVEVHPRPDESVSDAQQALSFDAFRDLVRIAASPLRPLFEG encoded by the coding sequence ATGCACGATATAGGGATAATTGATGTGATCGGTCAGCCGAGGATCAAGGGTTTGCCAAAGGCGACGGCGCGGCGGCGTGCGACGACGGTGGTGATGGTAGGCGATGTGCCGATCGGCGGAAGCGAAGCGGTCGTGATCGCAGGCCCTTGTTCGGTCGAGGACAGCCGGCAGATCACCGAAACGGCGCTTAGCGTAAAGCGGCATGGTGCAAGCATATTGCGCGGCGGCGCGTACAAGCCGCGAACATCGCCGTACGATTTTCAAGGGCTTGGGGTCGAAGGCCTGAAGCTTCTAAGGCGCGCCGCAGACGCTGCCCGGATGCCTGTCGTTACTGAGGTTATGAGTGAAGCGGATGTCGATGTCATCTGCGATCATGCCGAAATGCTGCAGGTCGGTGCCCGTAATATGCAGAATTTCGCTCTCCTGAAGCGTCTCGCCGACACAGGAAAGCCGATCCTGCTGAAACGCGGCCCTTCGGCAACGATCAAGGAATGGCTCTCAGCGGCGGAATATTTGCTGCACGGCGGTAATGAGAACGTCGTACTATGTGAACGCGGCATCAAGAGTTTTGACAATTCGTTGCGTAATACGCTTGACCTCGCAGGTGCCGCGTATGCAAAGGAGCTGACGCATTTGCCCGTCATTGTCGATCCGTCGCACGCTACAGGAAGACGAAGCCTTATTCCGCAGTGTGCCAGAGCCGCACTTGCTATCGGAGCGGACGGCGTTGTCGTCGAGGTGCATCCGCGGCCGGACGAATCTGTGTCAGATGCTCAGCAGGCGCTTTCATTTGACGCATTTCGCGACCTCGTACGAATCGCCGCCTCGCCGCTGCGGCCTCTTTTTGAAGGTTAA
- a CDS encoding tetratricopeptide repeat protein — protein MRLSSIRNKIQAAAVIALAVVLTGAYIQAQDNDDEQRQQDAVAAFNEGQDLHEKGDLAGAIAKYDKAITLIKIFPEAELQKGSAYLSLNDLSSAEAAFRQAVRDRPDWTLGLAMLGDVLVRQMAIAADRGDKQKAAGLATEASRTLERSIELDVNNYPAYSAMVDLQLRTNAPDAEVTATLLKLQAISDGKMKVPSSVWLARAALEERLGRRPDARSDLKKALDADPRSVNALRFAARLALDDRDVEQAAMYRDELRKLRVSGSVLALLSARIFAAQGKYAEAAKELSSIKEPSAEADELRAKLEAVTAKSTAELEAALQNDPSNAAVLGRLCSAYRVDSPAKAIDLCRRAASAEPDNIDHVIGYARALVQARQFDQAVPLLQKLKARLPDNATVRSDLAAALFQLKRYPEAKAEYLWIVDRMPDRPIAYFLLAITYDHLGEYIDAMANYQSFLKIADPERNQLEIDKVKLRMPSLERDMKGMKRK, from the coding sequence ATGCGCCTATCAAGCATTCGGAACAAGATCCAAGCGGCCGCCGTGATAGCGCTGGCGGTTGTTCTGACAGGTGCTTATATTCAGGCTCAGGACAATGATGACGAACAACGCCAGCAGGACGCCGTGGCGGCCTTCAACGAAGGCCAAGATCTGCACGAAAAGGGCGATCTCGCCGGAGCGATAGCCAAATACGATAAGGCCATCACCCTTATAAAGATCTTTCCCGAAGCCGAACTGCAAAAAGGCTCGGCTTATCTCTCGCTGAACGATCTCAGTTCGGCGGAAGCTGCTTTTCGCCAAGCGGTCAGGGACCGGCCGGATTGGACGCTTGGCCTCGCGATGCTCGGCGACGTACTCGTACGGCAGATGGCGATCGCGGCCGATCGCGGCGACAAGCAAAAAGCCGCCGGACTTGCAACGGAAGCGTCGCGGACACTCGAGCGATCGATCGAGCTTGACGTCAACAATTACCCGGCATACTCGGCAATGGTTGACCTCCAGTTGCGCACGAACGCTCCGGATGCCGAGGTCACCGCGACGCTTTTAAAGCTGCAGGCCATCAGCGACGGCAAAATGAAGGTGCCTTCGTCCGTTTGGCTGGCCCGTGCCGCACTGGAAGAGCGGCTCGGCAGACGGCCCGACGCTCGATCCGATCTTAAAAAGGCACTTGATGCCGACCCTCGATCTGTCAATGCGCTGCGGTTCGCTGCCCGGCTTGCCTTGGACGACCGTGATGTTGAGCAGGCGGCAATGTATAGGGATGAGCTTCGGAAACTGCGCGTCAGCGGCTCGGTCTTGGCATTGCTGTCGGCCCGTATCTTTGCCGCACAAGGGAAATATGCCGAGGCCGCAAAGGAGCTTTCGTCAATAAAGGAACCATCTGCTGAGGCCGATGAGCTGAGAGCAAAACTTGAAGCGGTTACAGCAAAGAGCACGGCGGAACTTGAAGCGGCACTGCAGAACGATCCTTCGAACGCTGCTGTTCTGGGCCGACTTTGCTCGGCATATCGCGTTGATTCACCCGCAAAAGCAATTGACCTCTGCCGCCGTGCGGCCTCGGCCGAGCCGGACAATATCGATCATGTGATCGGTTATGCGAGGGCGCTCGTTCAGGCGCGGCAATTCGATCAGGCCGTACCATTATTACAAAAGCTGAAAGCGCGGCTGCCGGATAACGCGACCGTGCGAAGCGACCTTGCGGCAGCGTTGTTTCAGCTAAAGCGATATCCTGAAGCAAAGGCCGAGTATCTTTGGATCGTTGATAGGATGCCCGACCGACCGATCGCATATTTTCTTTTGGCGATAACGTACGACCATCTGGGCGAATACATCGATGCAATGGCGAATTACCAATCGTTCCTCAAGATCGCCGATCCCGAGAGGAATCAGCTTGAGATAGATAAGGTAAAATTGAGAATGCCTTCGCTTGAGCGGGATATGAAAGGGATGAAACGCAAATGA
- a CDS encoding Glu/Leu/Phe/Val dehydrogenase: MANPMADEMRRFKGSDEKNPFDAMSERFDRAAKLLGLDEDLYAVMRVPSREIKVYIPVRMDTGHIQVFEGYRVQHNFARGPAKGGIRYAPDVTIEEVKALSAWMTWKCAVVNVPFGGGKGGIVCDPSQMSLGELERLTRRYTAELIDFIGPDKDVPAPDMNTNEQTMAWIMDTYSMHARHTVTAVVTGKPVALGGSLGRKEATGRGVLFCVNEAIKRLDKTPEQTSVVIQGSGNVGGMAAQLMHDTGYKIIAISDIFGGIHNSNGLDIPKVRQYLQENRTLEGYPEAERVDNKTLLEIECDVLAPCATENQITSENAGRLQCKILAEGANGPTTPKADQILHDKGIFVVPDILANAGGVTVSYFEWVQDRTGYFWSEAEVNSRLEEKMIASFNELVGYGDRHGVDSRTAAYMMAIDRVAYHTRMRGIYA, encoded by the coding sequence ATGGCAAACCCAATGGCCGATGAGATGCGGCGCTTCAAGGGCAGTGACGAAAAGAATCCCTTTGATGCCATGAGCGAGCGCTTTGACCGTGCGGCAAAGCTTCTCGGGCTTGATGAAGATCTTTATGCTGTTATGCGTGTGCCGAGCCGTGAGATAAAGGTGTACATACCGGTTCGCATGGATACAGGGCATATACAGGTTTTTGAAGGATACCGCGTTCAGCACAACTTTGCCCGCGGGCCGGCAAAGGGCGGCATTCGCTACGCACCTGACGTAACTATCGAAGAGGTGAAGGCCCTTTCGGCGTGGATGACATGGAAATGCGCTGTCGTTAACGTTCCTTTCGGCGGCGGCAAAGGCGGTATCGTGTGCGATCCGTCGCAGATGTCGCTCGGTGAACTTGAGCGGCTGACGCGGCGCTACACGGCGGAATTGATCGACTTCATCGGGCCGGATAAGGATGTTCCGGCTCCCGATATGAATACGAATGAACAGACAATGGCGTGGATCATGGATACATATTCTATGCACGCACGTCACACGGTCACAGCCGTCGTCACAGGAAAGCCTGTCGCCCTCGGCGGCAGTCTGGGGCGAAAAGAAGCAACGGGCCGAGGCGTCCTGTTTTGCGTCAATGAGGCCATAAAACGGCTTGATAAGACGCCTGAGCAAACATCAGTGGTTATTCAAGGCTCGGGAAATGTGGGCGGAATGGCTGCGCAGTTGATGCATGATACAGGCTATAAGATCATCGCCATTTCGGATATCTTTGGCGGCATCCACAACTCGAACGGACTAGACATACCCAAGGTTAGGCAGTATCTTCAGGAAAATCGGACGCTTGAGGGCTATCCTGAGGCTGAGCGCGTTGATAACAAGACGCTGCTCGAGATCGAGTGTGATGTGCTTGCCCCTTGTGCGACCGAGAATCAGATAACATCGGAGAACGCCGGCCGGCTCCAGTGCAAGATACTTGCAGAAGGAGCGAACGGGCCGACCACGCCAAAGGCCGATCAGATACTGCATGACAAGGGGATCTTCGTTGTTCCGGATATTCTTGCCAATGCGGGCGGTGTAACGGTATCGTACTTCGAATGGGTTCAGGACAGGACCGGTTATTTCTGGTCGGAGGCCGAAGTTAATTCAAGGCTTGAGGAGAAAATGATCGCGAGTTTTAATGAACTTGTCGGCTACGGCGACAGGCACGGAGTTGATTCGCGAACGGCAGCATATATGATGGCAATTGACCGAGTGGCCTACCATACCAGAATGCGTGGTATCTATGCCTAA
- the gcvH gene encoding glycine cleavage system protein GcvH, with protein sequence MSNIPENLRYSKDHEWASVEGDIATIGLTDYAQHSLGDVVYVDMPRVGDKFDAHESFGSVESVKAVSEIFMPVSGEVTEVNDGLNDAPETVNNDPYDGGWLVKVKMANAGEADALLSSAEYEEFLEGNS encoded by the coding sequence ATGTCAAATATTCCTGAGAATTTACGTTACAGCAAAGACCATGAATGGGCTTCGGTCGAGGGCGACATCGCAACGATCGGCCTGACGGATTACGCACAGCACTCGCTTGGTGATGTGGTGTATGTGGATATGCCGCGCGTAGGTGACAAGTTCGACGCACATGAGTCATTCGGCTCGGTCGAATCGGTCAAGGCTGTTTCGGAGATCTTTATGCCGGTCAGCGGTGAGGTTACCGAGGTCAATGACGGCCTCAATGATGCACCGGAGACCGTGAACAACGATCCGTATGACGGCGGTTGGCTCGTAAAGGTCAAGATGGCAAATGCCGGCGAGGCCGATGCGTTGCTTTCTTCGGCCGAATACGAGGAGTTCTTGGAAGGCAATTCCTGA
- the mutL gene encoding DNA mismatch repair endonuclease MutL — translation MSRIRVLPDNLANQIAAGEVVERPASVVKEMIENSIDAGSTRIQVDIELGGRRLIRVADDGEGMERDDAILAFERHATSKIRSLDDLAAIGTLGFRGEALASIASVAKLDLLTKRDDETLATRVNIEGGRLIDVKDAARDRGTTIEARDLFFNTPARRKFMRSEATENYHLTSIVTHYALAHPEIAFTLTNNGREVLRVSAAKDLRERAFQVFGASLLESLLPVSGGREYVARVSGFISAPRERRTTRDSQYFFINKRFVRDKIIGDALGEGYRSVLPHGLYPVAFLFLEIPLEEIDVNVHPAKTQVRFRRAEAVKEVVAETVRDALAAGGIAAPSREPVTDEPVEAPETSARERPAVEVQETMHFDMPYEYQAESIEGGSSEAEAVLDEAVYQKIEERPQRGETNFPEPEDAAYQAPPQISTEPSSYPVMPPVGSAERYVKPAEPAEVSAAKIKPLGQLHESFIIAADDEGLLLIDQHVAHERILFDKFRQSEHERRIESQNLLLPETMDLTPAQSQAFELIEDELAALGFETMRLSGRTVAIKSVPTDLPAAEARNLLAEVLEAVDAEKRGTAKATFRDDIAASLACRAAVKINMKLTPEKMHWLIDKLLVTTSPTTCPHGRPVILRLSLKDIERGFQRT, via the coding sequence ATGAGTCGAATAAGGGTACTCCCCGACAATCTTGCAAATCAGATCGCTGCCGGTGAGGTGGTCGAGCGGCCTGCGTCCGTTGTCAAAGAAATGATCGAGAACTCGATCGATGCGGGCTCGACACGGATCCAAGTGGATATTGAGCTGGGTGGCCGTCGGCTTATCAGAGTCGCGGATGATGGCGAGGGGATGGAACGTGACGATGCGATCCTTGCTTTCGAGCGGCATGCAACATCAAAGATACGGTCGCTCGACGACCTTGCAGCTATCGGTACCTTAGGGTTTCGCGGTGAGGCCCTTGCTTCGATAGCTTCGGTCGCAAAACTCGACCTTTTGACCAAGCGGGATGATGAAACGCTTGCGACGCGCGTCAATATCGAAGGCGGCCGGCTCATTGACGTGAAAGACGCGGCGCGCGACCGCGGTACGACGATCGAGGCACGCGACCTTTTCTTTAATACGCCTGCCCGCCGGAAGTTTATGCGGAGCGAGGCGACCGAGAACTATCATCTCACCTCGATCGTTACGCATTACGCGCTCGCCCACCCCGAGATCGCTTTCACTTTGACGAACAATGGCCGTGAGGTGCTTCGGGTCTCAGCGGCAAAGGATCTTCGCGAGCGTGCGTTTCAAGTCTTTGGTGCATCATTGCTCGAAAGTCTGCTGCCTGTCAGCGGCGGCCGTGAGTACGTTGCACGCGTCAGCGGTTTTATCTCGGCTCCGCGCGAGCGGCGAACGACCCGCGACTCGCAATACTTTTTTATAAACAAGCGGTTCGTGCGCGACAAGATCATCGGGGACGCTCTTGGCGAAGGATACCGTTCGGTGCTGCCGCATGGGCTTTATCCGGTCGCATTCCTTTTTCTTGAGATACCTTTGGAAGAGATCGATGTGAACGTCCATCCCGCGAAGACGCAGGTTCGCTTTCGACGTGCCGAAGCGGTCAAGGAGGTAGTTGCAGAGACCGTTCGCGATGCCTTGGCGGCGGGAGGCATTGCGGCTCCAAGCAGGGAGCCGGTGACTGATGAGCCCGTCGAAGCACCGGAAACGTCGGCCCGCGAAAGGCCTGCTGTCGAAGTGCAAGAAACAATGCACTTCGATATGCCTTATGAATACCAAGCTGAAAGTATAGAGGGCGGTTCATCAGAAGCAGAGGCCGTTCTGGACGAGGCTGTCTATCAAAAGATCGAGGAGAGGCCGCAGCGGGGCGAAACGAACTTTCCGGAGCCTGAAGACGCCGCGTATCAAGCGCCGCCGCAAATTTCGACAGAGCCGTCGAGTTATCCTGTTATGCCGCCGGTCGGTTCCGCTGAACGATATGTAAAGCCGGCCGAACCCGCGGAGGTCTCTGCCGCAAAGATCAAACCGCTTGGGCAACTTCATGAAAGCTTCATAATCGCGGCGGACGACGAAGGGCTTTTGCTGATAGATCAGCACGTTGCGCACGAGCGTATCTTGTTCGATAAGTTTCGGCAGAGTGAACACGAGCGTCGTATCGAATCGCAAAATCTGCTTCTTCCCGAGACAATGGACCTGACGCCGGCACAATCACAGGCGTTCGAGTTGATCGAGGATGAGCTTGCTGCTTTAGGCTTTGAAACGATGCGGCTGTCGGGCAGAACGGTCGCGATCAAGAGCGTTCCGACCGACCTGCCGGCTGCGGAGGCGCGTAATCTTCTCGCCGAGGTACTCGAAGCGGTCGATGCAGAAAAACGGGGCACTGCCAAAGCAACATTTCGCGATGACATCGCAGCATCGCTCGCCTGCAGGGCAGCCGTCAAGATCAATATGAAGCTTACGCCGGAGAAGATGCACTGGCTCATCGACAAGCTGCTCGTTACGACATCGCCGACAACATGCCCGCACGGCCGGCCGGTGATCCTGCGGCTGTCGCTGAAAGATATAGAGCGCGGTTTTCAAAGGACATAA
- a CDS encoding chorismate mutase: protein MNINDKRNEIDRIDAEIVELLARRFAIAKEIGGLKAAAGLAVADGAREDEVISLAVRRSNGRLSESAIRSMMVMILAESRRLQSDVCAEQLDAGAAV from the coding sequence ATGAATATCAATGACAAAAGGAACGAGATCGATCGGATCGATGCTGAGATCGTTGAGCTGCTCGCTCGGCGCTTTGCGATCGCCAAAGAGATCGGAGGCCTGAAGGCGGCTGCCGGACTGGCTGTCGCGGACGGAGCCCGCGAGGATGAGGTCATAAGCCTCGCGGTCAGACGCTCGAACGGCCGGCTTTCAGAGTCGGCGATCCGCTCGATGATGGTGATGATCTTGGCGGAGTCCCGCCGGCTTCAAAGCGACGTGTGTGCTGAGCAGCTTGATGCAGGAGCCGCGGTATGA
- the bshC gene encoding bacillithiol biosynthesis cysteine-adding enzyme BshC — MTTESASQRLATAGGLEIESLPFAHIPGQSRIFLDHLAASASVAKYFSFLPAASAGRQREADDVCDGFTVDRAKLCSALAEINTNCGASENTFRNIDRLNDRSCVAVLSGQQAGLFTGPLYTIYKALSAVKLAEELTASGVNAVPIFWAATEDHDFEEVAWAEVVGKGEALIRKEFHPAGRIDNSPVGATTIDSSIGAVIGQLADELGNTEFTDAVVEGLSETWKEGRGFGDAFLTQMARIFAPFGLIFADPRHYGLKRLSAPIFSAAIDSAQTIVTRLLDRTAELAADGYHAQVHVEEDHFPIFWLTDKGERSALRLSPDGFVTSKRDRRKFTLAELRTIAEATPERLSAGVMFRPVVQDHLFPTICYFGGAAEIAYFAQCQVVYEQLGRRVTPIRHRQSFTVIESRHQRTLAKYGLSFIDLFAGRDELLPKIVEREVSPDTARLIADVEEKVNAELNRLDRHLAKLDVTVADAFAKRRRKMLYHIAAIRTKAYAAAVRNSGDAERRLAAMFDALFPEKVLQERKLNIITYLDRFGEGFIRQLYQAVDLNDNGHRIIYL; from the coding sequence TTGACCACTGAAAGTGCCAGCCAACGCCTCGCGACCGCAGGCGGCCTTGAGATCGAGAGTTTGCCGTTCGCCCATATTCCGGGCCAATCGCGCATATTTTTGGATCATTTGGCGGCTTCGGCCTCAGTCGCAAAGTATTTCTCATTTTTGCCTGCGGCGTCGGCGGGCCGGCAACGCGAGGCTGACGACGTATGCGATGGGTTTACTGTTGACCGGGCCAAGCTTTGCTCTGCCCTTGCGGAGATAAATACAAATTGCGGAGCCTCGGAGAATACTTTTAGGAACATCGACCGGCTTAACGACCGGTCGTGTGTTGCGGTGCTTTCGGGTCAGCAGGCCGGTCTTTTCACAGGGCCGCTTTACACGATCTATAAAGCGTTATCGGCAGTGAAACTCGCCGAAGAGCTGACCGCCTCGGGTGTGAATGCCGTGCCGATATTTTGGGCAGCAACCGAGGATCATGATTTTGAGGAGGTGGCTTGGGCTGAGGTTGTCGGAAAGGGCGAGGCATTGATCCGTAAAGAGTTCCATCCGGCGGGCCGTATTGATAATTCTCCCGTCGGAGCAACCACTATCGATAGCTCGATAGGCGCTGTTATCGGGCAGTTAGCGGATGAGCTCGGCAATACAGAGTTCACGGATGCGGTCGTCGAGGGCCTTTCCGAGACGTGGAAAGAGGGGCGCGGCTTTGGCGACGCATTTCTGACGCAGATGGCAAGGATATTCGCCCCGTTCGGTCTCATTTTTGCCGATCCGCGTCATTACGGACTGAAGAGACTTTCGGCCCCGATCTTTTCAGCGGCGATCGACTCCGCACAAACCATCGTTACAAGGCTTCTCGATCGGACAGCTGAACTGGCAGCCGACGGCTACCACGCGCAAGTACATGTGGAAGAGGATCATTTTCCGATCTTTTGGCTCACCGACAAGGGCGAACGCTCTGCCCTGCGGTTGTCACCCGACGGATTCGTTACCTCGAAACGTGACCGCCGAAAATTCACGCTTGCCGAGTTGCGAACCATTGCCGAAGCGACCCCCGAAAGGCTTAGTGCCGGCGTGATGTTCCGTCCGGTTGTTCAGGATCATCTTTTCCCGACGATATGTTATTTCGGCGGGGCCGCGGAGATCGCGTATTTCGCACAATGTCAGGTCGTTTATGAGCAATTAGGCCGCCGTGTTACGCCGATCCGCCATCGGCAGAGTTTTACGGTCATCGAGTCGCGGCATCAGCGTACGCTTGCGAAATACGGCTTGTCATTCATCGACCTGTTCGCGGGACGCGATGAACTCCTGCCGAAGATCGTTGAACGCGAGGTCTCGCCCGATACTGCGAGGCTGATAGCTGACGTTGAAGAAAAGGTAAATGCGGAGCTCAATCGCCTCGACCGGCATTTGGCGAAACTGGATGTAACAGTAGCTGATGCATTCGCGAAGCGGCGTCGGAAGATGCTCTATCACATCGCAGCGATCCGAACGAAGGCTTACGCCGCTGCTGTACGAAACAGCGGTGATGCGGAGCGCAGGCTCGCAGCGATGTTCGATGCACTCTTCCCCGAAAAGGTCCTACAGGAGCGGAAATTGAATATCATCACGTATCTCGATCGTTTTGGCGAAGGCTTTATCCGTCAGCTGTACCAAGCCGTTGACCTGAACGATAACGGCCATAGGATCATATATTTGTAA
- the gcvT gene encoding glycine cleavage system aminomethyltransferase GcvT, which translates to MSETVLKKTPLNQKHRGLGGKMVDFGGWEMPVQYQAGVIEEHIRCRSYAGLFDVSHMGEIWVVGPGAIDFVDRLTTNDVTKLVDDQAQYTALTNEHGGIVDDLLVYRFEADKLLLVVNAGTTDKDFEWISSHHSPDDHCHVENISDKFCQIAIQGPEAVAILQKLTEAELDTVKYYHFCGGKVDGVDAILSRTGYTGEDGYEVYTHPDNAEKLWDKLLDAGNFGSAGGILPCGLAARNTLRLEAGMSLYGHELGDDITPFEANLGWITKLDKQNGFIGSEELAKQKASGVSRKIVGFEMTEPGIARDGYDVYINNERSGVVTSGSPAPSLKKNIGMAFVPPQFANPGQEIKIDVRGKHLNGVIVTTPFYKRKKRASLPIAKQA; encoded by the coding sequence ATGTCAGAGACTGTATTGAAAAAAACACCGCTGAATCAGAAACACCGCGGCCTTGGCGGAAAGATGGTCGACTTCGGCGGGTGGGAAATGCCTGTCCAATACCAAGCAGGCGTTATAGAAGAGCATATTCGATGCCGCAGCTATGCGGGTTTGTTCGACGTTTCGCATATGGGCGAAATATGGGTTGTCGGCCCCGGAGCCATTGATTTTGTCGATCGCCTTACTACAAATGATGTGACCAAACTGGTTGACGACCAGGCACAATACACCGCGCTCACGAACGAGCACGGCGGCATCGTGGATGACCTGCTCGTATATCGATTTGAGGCCGACAAACTGCTGCTCGTTGTCAACGCCGGCACGACCGACAAGGATTTTGAATGGATCAGCTCACATCATTCACCTGATGACCACTGCCATGTCGAAAATATCAGCGACAAATTCTGCCAGATCGCGATACAGGGCCCTGAGGCCGTCGCTATTCTGCAAAAACTCACCGAGGCCGAGCTTGATACCGTAAAGTACTATCATTTTTGCGGCGGCAAGGTCGATGGTGTTGATGCCATCCTCTCGCGAACCGGTTACACGGGCGAGGACGGCTATGAGGTTTACACGCATCCCGACAATGCCGAAAAGCTTTGGGACAAGCTTTTGGATGCAGGCAACTTCGGCAGCGCCGGCGGAATACTTCCCTGCGGGCTTGCCGCCCGAAATACGCTGCGGCTCGAAGCGGGAATGTCCCTTTACGGCCACGAGCTCGGCGATGACATCACGCCGTTCGAGGCAAATCTGGGCTGGATAACAAAGCTCGACAAGCAGAATGGCTTTATCGGCTCCGAAGAACTTGCAAAGCAAAAGGCGTCGGGCGTATCGCGCAAGATCGTCGGGTTTGAAATGACCGAGCCGGGCATTGCACGCGACGGGTATGACGTTTACATCAATAATGAACGATCGGGTGTGGTAACGAGCGGTTCGCCCGCACCGTCTCTTAAAAAGAATATCGGTATGGCGTTCGTTCCGCCGCAATTTGCAAATCCGGGACAAGAAATTAAAATTGATGTCAGAGGCAAGCATCTGAACGGGGTCATCGTAACTACGCCGTTCTATAAGCGGAAGAAGAGGGCTTCCCTGCCGATCGCCAAGCAGGCCTGA